One window from the genome of Pseudanabaena yagii GIHE-NHR1 encodes:
- a CDS encoding Crp/Fnr family transcriptional regulator, whose protein sequence is MVHKSELSQWLQTTLIFQGLSLEQLEPLVQISQLQKFQKGEMIFIQDSEATGFFVVQEGRVKVFKMASNGKEQIMHLLGGRDYFAEVPALDGKCFPASAIALEYTELIFFPRLAFLELLHQYPAIAINMLMSLATHSRKLAHMVEELSCKDVPQRLASYLLDLSDRDHQANIITLDVTKTQLAATLGTIPATLSRALYRLSSEGLIAINGAQIELLDRDRLQETSD, encoded by the coding sequence ATAGTGCATAAATCCGAATTAAGTCAATGGTTACAAACAACTCTAATTTTTCAAGGCTTATCCCTAGAGCAGCTTGAGCCACTAGTCCAAATTTCGCAACTACAAAAGTTTCAAAAGGGAGAGATGATTTTTATCCAAGATAGTGAAGCGACGGGATTTTTTGTGGTGCAAGAGGGGAGAGTCAAGGTGTTTAAAATGGCATCAAACGGTAAAGAACAAATCATGCATTTGCTAGGTGGGCGTGATTACTTTGCCGAAGTTCCTGCACTCGATGGAAAATGCTTCCCCGCATCGGCGATCGCTTTGGAATATACAGAATTAATCTTTTTCCCTCGATTAGCTTTTCTAGAACTGCTCCATCAATATCCTGCGATCGCCATCAATATGTTGATGAGTCTGGCTACGCACTCGCGTAAACTGGCGCATATGGTTGAGGAACTGTCATGCAAAGATGTACCGCAAAGATTAGCTTCTTACCTATTAGATTTAAGCGATCGCGACCATCAGGCGAATATCATCACTTTAGATGTCACCAAAACTCAACTAGCTGCGACTTTAGGAACAATTCCCGCAACTCTATCTAGGGCTTTGTATCGACTCAGTAGTGAAGGCTTAATCGCTATCAATGGCGCACAGATAGAGTTACTAGATCGTGATCGCTTACAAGAAACTAGCGATTAA
- a CDS encoding group I truncated hemoglobin — protein sequence MATLFEKLGGAKAVDLAVDRFYERVLQDDRIKHFFADTDMATQRSHQKAFLTYAFGGTDKYDGRYMREAHKELVEKQGLNSSHFDAVAEDLMITLKEMGVSDELLAEVAAVAAAPQHKKDVLNG from the coding sequence ATGGCAACATTGTTTGAAAAGCTCGGCGGCGCTAAGGCTGTTGACCTAGCAGTAGATCGGTTTTATGAAAGAGTGTTGCAAGACGATCGCATCAAACACTTTTTTGCGGATACCGATATGGCAACACAGCGATCGCACCAAAAAGCCTTTCTCACCTATGCCTTCGGTGGTACTGATAAATACGATGGTCGCTATATGCGTGAAGCTCACAAGGAGCTAGTGGAAAAGCAGGGTTTAAACAGTAGTCACTTTGATGCGGTTGCCGAAGATTTAATGATTACGCTCAAGGAGATGGGAGTTTCCGATGAACTCTTGGCAGAGGTGGCGGCAGTAGCGGCGGCTCCACAACATAAGAAAGATGTTTTGAATGGCTAA